The segment AGATAGCTGTTCGTAACAGGTATGCCCGTGAGCTGTTCGACAGCACGCCGATAGAGGGATATCTGAACGCGGTAGCGATCCTTGAGCGTTTCGGCATCTGCGAATCGGTCTGTTTTGTAGTCGATCAGTGTCCAGCCTGTGTCTGTCATAAAGAGAGCATCGACGACACCTTGTACAAAGATGGTTTCTTCGTCGTCTGCTTCGGGATAGTATTCCTTCGCAGGAATGAGGATGCCGAACGGCAGTTCGCGGCGAACGTCTTTCGATTCGCGCATACGTTTGCCGAGCGGAAGTGCGAAGAATCTTGCGATGGCATGACAGTCGACTTCTTTTGCAAGGTCGGCAGGTATCAGCTCTCTCTGGGCGAGTGCATCGACTTGGCTTTTGATACTGCCCTCTGTGAGGTCACCGTCCATATCGATCATCTGCATGATGGTGTGCATCATCGTACCATATTCGGCCGCATCGAGCCGTTTTTTCGTCTGAAGGAAACGAGGCTTCTCATACGAGTCGGCTTGCTTTTCAAACGGTACCGTCGCTTGTTCTTCATGTTCGGCGAATCTTCGTTTGATCTCGGTGACGGACAGCTTCGCAGGGAGGTTGACGGCAGTCTTGTTCGGATACTGCCAGAGGAGGCGTTCGTTTATGTCTGTCATATCATCACCGATGTCAACGGCTTCCATGTGTTTGATACGTTTAATAAGCTCTGTCTGTTCGGCTTTGCCTGCTTCTTCCTTTGCGAGGCAGACATGGTGATAATCTATCTGCCACAGAGCTTCGGAATCACGGTACGTCATCTCCGTTTCCATCACTTCACAGCGCAGTTCAAAGCCTGCTTCATGTTTCGCCAAGACGGGCGCGAGCCAGTCGAGCCACGAGCGTGCGCCGACGATGACGGAGTCCGAGAGTTCGTCGCGCCGTGCAAGGAGCGTCCATTTTTCGCGCATCGCTTCGATGTCTTTCGTCGAGCCGACCATGACGAGCTTTTCTCTGGCGCGTGTCATGGCGACATAGAGGACGCGCAGTTCTTCGGCATGGTTTTCCGATACGATCTGCTGTGCAATGGCGAGCCTAGCAAGCGTCGGGTAGCGGTAGCGGTCTTCTGCCATGACGCGGTACGGGCCGACACCGAGCGACTTATGCAGAAGGATCGGTTTTTGCATATCCTGCGTGTTGAATTGTTTGCCGATGTTGGCAAGGATAACGACGGGGAATTCGAGGCCTTTGCTCTTGTGTACGCTCATGATGCGAACGGTGTCTTCGTTTTCTCCGCCGCCGTCTTTGGCCGCGCCGAGATCTTCATCGTTTTCGAGCATCTTGTCGATGAAGCGGAGGAAGCGGAACAGTCCGCAGGCGTCTGTTTCTTCGAACGCTTTGGCACGATCGTAGAGCATCTCGAGGTTGGCTTGGCGCACAGTACCGCTTGCCATTGCTCCCACGTAGTCGTAGTAGCCTGTATCTTGGTACAGCTGCCATATCAGCTCGGGCACGCTTCGAGAGCGCGCAAGCGTACGCCATCTGTCGAGCTGCGATAAAAATGCGGCCGCTTTTTTCATCGTTTCCGCACTTGCGTTGAGCGCATCATAGAGATCTCCTTCACCCGCAAGACGCACGTTCGTCAATTCTTCTTCCGTCATGCCGACGATCGCCGAACGCAGTACAGCCGCAAGCGGGATATCCTGATGCGGATTATCGATGATATTCAGGAGCGACAAAAAGACGCGTATTTCGGACGATTCGAAGTATCCCGAGTCGTCTTCGGCATAACCGCTCACACCGCGCACACGGAGGGCATCTAAGAGGATACCGCTCGCGCGTTTGACCGATCGCAGGAGGATCACGATATCGCGTTTGGCAAGCGGACGATAATCTTTAAGCCCTTTGTCATAGACGACTTTGCCTTGCACGAGGAGGCCCGCAATATAGTCGGCGATCCAGACGGCTTCGCGTTCGACTGCCGAAAGACCGTCACCGCTGTCCTCGCCGTGCGACAGGATATGACATTCTGCGGTATTGTCGAACGAGCGCGGATGCGGCGGATAGACAAGACCTTCGTTGAGTCGTTCTGCCTCTCCGTAGCCGATCTCGGTGACGTGTTCGCGCATGAGCGAGCCGAACACATCGTTGACAGCCGAAAGCACGCCGACGCGCGAACGGAAGTTCTGCGACAAGTCGATGCGATGATTGTATCGTTCGCTCGGATAGCGATGGTACTTATCAAGGAACAGCTCAGGCTCTGCCAGACGGAAGCGGTAGATGCTCTGCTTGACATCGCCGACGAAAAAGAGGTTCGGCTTTTCGGGATTGGCAAGCATCTGCACGATGGCTTCCTGCACGCCATTCGTGTCTTGGTATTCGTCTACCATGATCTCGGCATACGTTTTCTGCAGCGTACGCGCGATATCGGACGGACGGATATCACCGTTTTCGTCTTCTTCGGAAAGGAGCGCAAGGCAGTAATGCTCAAGGTCATTGAAGTCAAGCACACCGTGTTCCGCTTTGACGGCGCGGTATTCTTCGGCATACGCGATCGTCAACTCGCCGAGTGCTTTCATCAGCGGTACGGTCGCACGCATATCTTCGGCGAACTGTTCTGCCGTCGCGAAGAAATACGCGCCTGCGACATTCTCGACGACCTTTTTCCACTTGTCACGCATATCCTTGAGTATCTTTTTCAGCTCATCGTTTTCCCATTTTTTCGATGGCCAGCGAACAAACTCTATGCTGTTGACGACAGCGACCATCTCGTTCCACGTACCGCCCTGTGCGACGGTTGCCGCATGGTCGAGCTGTGTGCTGTCCGAGAGGAGTGCTTCGGCATACGGCTTGGCTTCGTCGCCAAAGCCGTCTATCATGGCGACGGCTTCTTTCGCAAGCAGCGAGGCACCGACGAGATCGATGGCGATGCGCCGCTTTAAGATATCTGCCCAGCACGTGTCGTCAATGTCCATAGCGTCGAGCGGGTCGCCGAGTGTGGACAGCCATTTTTTCTGCCACGGCTGACTGCACGAGAAGTGATACAGCTGTGAAATGAGAGCGGCAAGCGGATCGTCGCTGTCATCTCCGCTGTACGCATCGACGAGCGCGAGGAAATCCGCGTCCTGTTCTTCGTATTTATGTAAAAGAAGCCGCTCCATCGCATCTTGTTCCATGAGGAGAAGCTCCGTCTGCTGTGCAACGCGGAACTTCGGGTCGATGGGAAGAAGATGGATGTATCGCCTGATGAGCGATTGGCAAAAGGCGTGCATCGTCGAGATAGATGCCGACGGCAGAAGGAGCAGTTGGCGGCGGAGACGCTGTCCGTTCTCCTTTTGTGCCGCTTCTCTGAGCGCCGAGCCGATACGTTCGCGCATCTCGGAAGCGGCCGCGTTCGTGAACGTCACGACGAGCAGGCGGTCGATCGTGATGGGATCATACTCGTCCGTCAGTCGGCGAATGATACGCTCAACGAGAACACTCGTCTTGCCCGAACCTGCCGCGGCGGCAACGAGGATATTCTTCCCGCGCGTTTTAATTGCTTCCAGTTGTTTTGCTGACCACGCCATATTCCGCACCTCCTTCGGCTATCATTCTCTCGAGCGCATCTTCGTCGCTCATCTTGTCGAACGTCGTCTTTTGATTCTCTGCCAGCGTTTCGTCGAACTGGCAGAACGATCTATACGCACAGAACGCGCACGCATCTTTGCCATCGTACGTGACGGGACGAATGGCGATGTAACCGTCCAAGATATCTTCGCCCGTCTGACGAAGCATCTGTGCCGTATATCGGCGAAGCACGTCGAACTCTCGCTCCGTTTTCAGGTACGGCAGAGAGTTCTTGTGAAAATCGCCGTCTTTTTTCAGATTGATACAAATAAAAGTCGAGCTGCCGCCGAGCGTCGTATCGAGGCGTTCCAGCACCTCTTTTTCCTTGAGGAGCCAGCCCGGCATACGCTGTGCCTTACTGATCTCTTTCATCGCTTCTTCTGCTGTGATACGTTTCTGCGCAGTGATGAACGGTTGCTTGAGGTAGTAATAGAGCACGCCCGCAGGCATCATCTCGTCTTCACCCGTTTCGATC is part of the Selenomonadales bacterium genome and harbors:
- the addA gene encoding helicase-exonuclease AddAB subunit AddA, with the translated sequence MAWSAKQLEAIKTRGKNILVAAAAGSGKTSVLVERIIRRLTDEYDPITIDRLLVVTFTNAAASEMRERIGSALREAAQKENGQRLRRQLLLLPSASISTMHAFCQSLIRRYIHLLPIDPKFRVAQQTELLLMEQDAMERLLLHKYEEQDADFLALVDAYSGDDSDDPLAALISQLYHFSCSQPWQKKWLSTLGDPLDAMDIDDTCWADILKRRIAIDLVGASLLAKEAVAMIDGFGDEAKPYAEALLSDSTQLDHAATVAQGGTWNEMVAVVNSIEFVRWPSKKWENDELKKILKDMRDKWKKVVENVAGAYFFATAEQFAEDMRATVPLMKALGELTIAYAEEYRAVKAEHGVLDFNDLEHYCLALLSEEDENGDIRPSDIARTLQKTYAEIMVDEYQDTNGVQEAIVQMLANPEKPNLFFVGDVKQSIYRFRLAEPELFLDKYHRYPSERYNHRIDLSQNFRSRVGVLSAVNDVFGSLMREHVTEIGYGEAERLNEGLVYPPHPRSFDNTAECHILSHGEDSGDGLSAVEREAVWIADYIAGLLVQGKVVYDKGLKDYRPLAKRDIVILLRSVKRASGILLDALRVRGVSGYAEDDSGYFESSEIRVFLSLLNIIDNPHQDIPLAAVLRSAIVGMTEEELTNVRLAGEGDLYDALNASAETMKKAAAFLSQLDRWRTLARSRSVPELIWQLYQDTGYYDYVGAMASGTVRQANLEMLYDRAKAFEETDACGLFRFLRFIDKMLENDEDLGAAKDGGGENEDTVRIMSVHKSKGLEFPVVILANIGKQFNTQDMQKPILLHKSLGVGPYRVMAEDRYRYPTLARLAIAQQIVSENHAEELRVLYVAMTRAREKLVMVGSTKDIEAMREKWTLLARRDELSDSVIVGARSWLDWLAPVLAKHEAGFELRCEVMETEMTYRDSEALWQIDYHHVCLAKEEAGKAEQTELIKRIKHMEAVDIGDDMTDINERLLWQYPNKTAVNLPAKLSVTEIKRRFAEHEEQATVPFEKQADSYEKPRFLQTKKRLDAAEYGTMMHTIMQMIDMDGDLTEGSIKSQVDALAQRELIPADLAKEVDCHAIARFFALPLGKRMRESKDVRRELPFGILIPAKEYYPEADDEETIFVQGVVDALFMTDTGWTLIDYKTDRFADAETLKDRYRVQISLYRRAVEQLTGIPVTNSYLYAFHTKRVIPIH